ATACCTATTCCGAGGGCTACTCTGGCGGCATTCTCTCCAACACTACCTCCTCCGATTATCAGGATGTTTGCAGGAAGCACACCTACCGCACCTGTTGGGAGTAGCCCAGAGCCTCCTTTTGTTCTCTGAAGGTAATAGCCTGCTACAATAGGGCTCATCCTGCCTGCTATCTCACTCATTGGCTGAAGAAGCGGAAGCCTGCCTTCCTCCTCAAGGGTCTCATAGCCTAATGCAGTGATTTTTTTATCAATAAGCATCCCTATAAGCTCGGGGTTAGGCGCAAGGTGAAGGAATGTGAATAATGCCTGCCCTTCCCTAAATAACTCATATTCAGAAGACAAAGGCTCTTTAACCTTAACAATAAGGGCAGATTCCTTAAAAAGCCTTTCTTTATCCATGACCGGAGCGCCTGCATCCTTGTATTGGCTGTCTGAAAAACCGCAGGCAAGGCCTGCGCCCTGCTCGATAAATATCTTATGGCCTGCCCTCGAAAGCTCCCTTACGCCCTCTGGCGTGACAGCTACCCTGTATTCATGAGTCTTTATCTCCTTGGGTATGCCGATAACCATGATGATATAATAGCTCAACCACATAACTATGGCAAA
The genomic region above belongs to Nitrospirota bacterium and contains:
- the ald gene encoding alanine dehydrogenase, with translation MVIGIPKEIKTHEYRVAVTPEGVRELSRAGHKIFIEQGAGLACGFSDSQYKDAGAPVMDKERLFKESALIVKVKEPLSSEYELFREGQALFTFLHLAPNPELIGMLIDKKITALGYETLEEEGRLPLLQPMSEIAGRMSPIVAGYYLQRTKGGSGLLPTGAVGVLPANILIIGGGSVGENAARVALGIGMRVTVVNRGIDRLRRLDEMFSGKVNTLPSMEYNIRGALKDADIVIGAVLLIGAKAPVLITEEMVKGMKKGSVIVDVSIDQGGCIETSKPTTHENPVYEAHGIIHYAVTNMPGAYPRTSTMALTNCTLPYIKRLVDMGIEIALRKDRALRTALNIYDGKVTHKGLSDSTGIPLGEI